A stretch of the Dichotomicrobium thermohalophilum genome encodes the following:
- the treS gene encoding maltose alpha-D-glucosyltransferase, which yields MIDRTQSDWYKDAIIYQLHVKAFQDASGDGIGDFAGLMSRLDYVQDLGVNTIWLLPFYPSPLRDDGYDIADYLNVNESYGDLLQFQAFLEEAHRRGIRVITELVINHTSDQHPWFQRARQVPAGSPERDFYVWSDDDKKYAGTRIIFLDTEASNWTWDPVAQAYFWHRFYSHQPDLNFDNPEVFREVVGVLKFWLDMGVDGLRLDAVPYLCEREGTNNENLPETHEVLKRVRAAVDERYTDRLLLAEANQWPEDTAPYFGAGDECHMAFHFPLMPRIYMAVAREDRYPITDILRQTPDIPANCQWALFLRNHDELTLEMVTDDERDYLWQTYATDKRARINLGIRRRLAPLLENDRRKMELLNALLLSMPGTPVIYYGDELGMGDNYYLGDRDGVRTPMQWSADRNGGFSRADPQRLYLPPIMDPIYGYQAINVEAQQRDSSSLLNWMRKMIAVRKSHLAFGRGGLRFLYPRNRKVLAYAREHEGETLLCVFNLARSAQAVELDLSDYRGRVPVELTGSSAFPSIGELPYMLTLPAYGFYWFILTEQGEEPHWRITPVEPPHEFITVVFTDSWQSVLDGRERAHLETDCLPAFLPQQRWFGAKDADITSARLQPLAVFSADSHSYPLSTVRVELDTGDTQEYFLPLAAQWGEVPAGAGAKPGAKMAKLRRGPRMGALLDATQTDGFTRGVVNAIQQSRKLDAHDGTVVFKPVSTFKPVPADANVRVVGAEQSNVSAIVDERLMIKVYRRLRHGIQPEVEIAHFLSHVAHYDNTPALRGYVEYQPNEGEPVALSALFDFVENQGDCWNAIVDGLDRALEEHALTTVESIEDEAADTLPYTFPINLMGVLGKRTAELHQAFAIDTTDPAFGREALSKADISRWVDDLQNEMSRGFLALERAAKHNEGLEGIVAELRDAREDVERRVCALTNTPADGAKTRVHGDFHLGQVLVSQTDVVIIDFEGEPGRALEERRAKTSPLRDVAGMLRSIDYAAFAALDRVSSRVPELPERTVAAAENWRKRASDEFVQIYRATAGDMPSLPKDPETFARQLEIFLFQKVFYEVGYEAANRPTWLSIPVRGALELISRA from the coding sequence CTGATCGATCGCACTCAGAGCGACTGGTACAAGGACGCGATCATCTACCAGCTTCACGTCAAGGCGTTTCAGGACGCCTCGGGCGACGGCATCGGCGACTTTGCGGGGCTGATGAGCCGGCTGGACTATGTGCAAGATCTTGGCGTCAACACCATCTGGCTGCTGCCTTTCTATCCATCACCGCTGCGCGACGACGGTTATGACATCGCCGATTATCTCAACGTCAATGAAAGCTACGGTGACCTGCTGCAGTTTCAGGCATTTCTGGAAGAGGCGCATCGGCGCGGCATCCGGGTTATCACCGAACTTGTCATCAATCACACCTCGGATCAGCACCCCTGGTTTCAACGCGCGCGACAGGTGCCGGCCGGCTCGCCCGAGCGGGACTTCTACGTCTGGAGCGACGACGACAAGAAGTACGCGGGCACGCGCATCATCTTCCTGGATACCGAGGCGTCCAACTGGACCTGGGACCCCGTCGCCCAAGCCTATTTCTGGCACCGCTTCTACTCGCACCAGCCGGACCTGAATTTCGACAACCCGGAAGTGTTCCGCGAGGTCGTCGGGGTACTGAAATTCTGGCTGGACATGGGCGTGGATGGTCTGCGGCTCGACGCGGTGCCCTATCTGTGCGAGCGCGAAGGCACGAACAACGAGAACCTGCCAGAGACTCATGAGGTATTGAAACGCGTGCGCGCTGCGGTCGACGAACGCTATACGGACCGCCTCTTGTTGGCCGAAGCCAATCAGTGGCCGGAGGACACGGCACCGTATTTCGGCGCGGGCGATGAATGCCACATGGCGTTCCACTTTCCGCTCATGCCGCGCATCTACATGGCTGTTGCCCGGGAGGACCGCTATCCGATCACGGATATCCTGCGCCAGACGCCGGACATCCCAGCCAACTGCCAGTGGGCGCTGTTCCTGCGCAATCACGACGAGCTGACGCTGGAGATGGTCACGGACGATGAGCGCGACTATCTCTGGCAGACCTACGCGACCGACAAGCGCGCGCGCATCAATCTCGGTATCCGCCGCCGGCTCGCTCCGCTGCTGGAAAACGACCGGCGCAAGATGGAGCTTTTGAACGCGCTGCTGCTCTCCATGCCCGGGACGCCCGTGATCTACTATGGTGACGAACTCGGCATGGGGGACAACTACTATCTCGGCGATCGCGACGGCGTGCGCACGCCGATGCAGTGGTCGGCCGACCGCAACGGCGGTTTCTCCCGCGCCGACCCGCAGAGGCTCTATCTGCCGCCGATCATGGACCCGATCTACGGGTACCAGGCGATCAACGTCGAGGCGCAGCAGCGCGATTCCTCCTCGCTGCTCAACTGGATGCGCAAGATGATCGCCGTGCGCAAGTCGCATCTGGCGTTCGGGCGCGGCGGCCTGCGCTTCCTCTATCCGCGCAACCGCAAGGTACTGGCCTATGCGCGCGAGCATGAGGGCGAGACGCTGCTGTGCGTGTTCAATCTGGCGCGCTCGGCGCAGGCCGTGGAACTCGATCTTTCCGACTATCGCGGGCGCGTGCCCGTGGAATTGACCGGTAGCTCGGCCTTCCCGTCGATCGGCGAACTGCCATACATGCTCACTCTGCCGGCTTACGGATTCTACTGGTTCATCCTAACCGAGCAGGGCGAGGAGCCGCACTGGCGGATCACCCCGGTCGAACCCCCGCACGAGTTCATCACCGTGGTCTTCACCGATAGCTGGCAAAGCGTTCTGGACGGGCGCGAGCGCGCGCATCTGGAGACGGACTGTCTTCCCGCTTTTCTCCCGCAACAGCGCTGGTTCGGCGCTAAGGACGCCGACATCACCAGCGCGCGCTTGCAGCCGCTGGCGGTGTTCAGCGCGGACAGTCACAGCTATCCGCTGAGTACGGTGCGGGTCGAGCTTGATACGGGCGACACCCAGGAATATTTCCTGCCCCTGGCCGCGCAGTGGGGCGAAGTGCCGGCCGGTGCAGGTGCCAAGCCGGGTGCGAAGATGGCCAAGCTGCGGCGTGGCCCGCGCATGGGCGCGTTGCTCGACGCGACCCAGACCGACGGCTTCACCCGCGGCGTGGTGAATGCGATCCAACAGTCCCGCAAGCTGGATGCGCATGATGGCACCGTGGTTTTCAAGCCGGTCAGCACGTTCAAGCCCGTGCCGGCGGACGCAAATGTCCGTGTGGTCGGGGCCGAGCAGAGCAATGTGTCCGCGATCGTCGATGAGCGGCTGATGATCAAGGTCTATCGCCGCCTGCGCCACGGTATTCAGCCCGAAGTCGAGATTGCGCATTTCCTCAGCCATGTTGCCCATTACGACAACACGCCGGCGCTGCGCGGTTACGTCGAATATCAGCCGAACGAGGGCGAGCCGGTGGCGCTGTCGGCGCTGTTCGATTTTGTCGAGAACCAGGGCGACTGCTGGAATGCGATCGTCGACGGGCTGGACCGCGCGCTTGAAGAGCACGCGTTGACAACCGTGGAGAGTATCGAAGACGAAGCCGCCGACACGCTGCCCTATACTTTCCCGATCAACCTGATGGGCGTGCTTGGCAAGCGGACTGCCGAGTTGCACCAGGCCTTCGCCATCGACACCACGGACCCCGCCTTCGGCCGCGAGGCGCTGAGCAAGGCGGATATCTCCCGCTGGGTCGACGATCTGCAGAACGAGATGAGCCGCGGCTTTCTCGCGCTCGAGCGCGCGGCCAAGCATAACGAGGGCCTCGAAGGCATCGTCGCCGAACTTCGGGATGCGCGTGAGGACGTGGAGCGGCGCGTCTGCGCGCTGACCAATACGCCGGCAGATGGCGCCAAGACGCGCGTCCATGGCGATTTTCACCTGGGACAGGTTCTCGTCTCCCAGACCGACGTCGTCATCATTGACTTTGAGGGTGAGCCGGGTCGCGCCCTGGAGGAGCGCCGCGCGAAGACGTCACCGCTGCGCGACGTGGCGGGGATGCTGCGCTCGATCGACTATGCCGCCTTCGCCGCACTCGATCGGGTCAGTAGCCGCGTGCCGGAGCTTCCCGAGCGGACGGTCGCCGCCGCCGAAAACTGGCGCAAGCGCGCGAGCGATGAATTCGTGCAGATTTATAGGGCGACGGCTGGCGACATGCCGAGTCTGCCCAAAGACCCGGAGACCTTCGCCCGGCAACTCGAAATCTTCCTGTTTCAAAAGGTCTTTTATGAGGTCGGCTATGAGGCGGCCAACCGCCCGACATGGCTGTCGATCCCGGTGCGTGGTGCGCTTGAACTGATCTCGCGGGCGTGA
- the glgB gene encoding 1,4-alpha-glucan branching protein GlgB, translating to MNTYPARSDIEAIVSGRHGNPFAVLGPQWPSEDTCVLSVFAPEAQRVEAINRETGQVLAPLEKLDAGGFFAGVLPDVPMRPGYRLRLSWDDDRWEREDPYRFPPILGETDIHLMAEGTHRELYTRLGAHPIEMEGVAGVAFAVWAPNAQRVSVVGDFNGWDGRRHPMRRHGTAGIWDLFIPGVEAGALYKFDIIGPNGEVLPQKADPMAFSMEAPPANASRVVAPVQQNWGDHAWLEKRWDAQNRAAPISIYEVHLGSWRRGEGGAYFDYDRLSRELVAYVKDLGFTHIELLPISEHPFTGSWGYQPLGLFAPTARYGAPDGFARFVERCHQEDIGVIIDWVPGHFPSDAYGLARFDGTPLYEHADPRRGFHPDWNTLIYDLGRPEVANFLDSNALFWIDRYHVDGLRVDAVASMLYLDYSREHGEWVPNVHGGRENLEAVAFLKGMNTRVYGAFPSAMTAAEESTAWPMVSAPVESGGLGFGYKWNMGWMHDTLFYMSQDPIHRRYHHSSLTFGLLYAFSENFILPLSHDEVVHGKGSLIGKMPGDRWQKFANLRAYLAFMWTHPGKKLLFMGGEFAQEREWDHDSQLDWHLLSLPEHRGVQDLVRDLNRLYRSTPALHELDCEPAGFDWVEANDANRSVLAYLRKGVGDTPPVLVVCNFTPVVQYGYRVGVPFGGAWSERLNTDAAHYGGSNLGNLGQVHTTDTPAHSLPASLELTLPPLATIVLAPYPT from the coding sequence GTGAATACCTATCCGGCCAGAAGCGATATCGAGGCGATCGTCAGCGGACGTCACGGCAATCCTTTTGCTGTGCTCGGCCCTCAATGGCCGTCCGAGGACACCTGTGTCCTCAGCGTCTTTGCGCCGGAAGCTCAGCGCGTGGAGGCGATCAACCGGGAAACCGGCCAGGTGCTTGCCCCGCTGGAGAAGCTGGACGCCGGCGGGTTCTTCGCCGGTGTGCTGCCCGATGTGCCGATGCGTCCCGGCTACCGCCTGCGCCTGTCCTGGGACGATGATCGCTGGGAAAGGGAAGATCCCTACCGCTTTCCACCCATTCTCGGCGAGACGGACATCCACCTGATGGCCGAGGGGACGCATCGCGAGCTTTACACCAGGCTCGGCGCCCACCCTATCGAGATGGAAGGCGTGGCCGGTGTCGCTTTCGCCGTGTGGGCGCCGAACGCCCAGCGCGTCAGCGTCGTGGGCGACTTTAACGGCTGGGACGGCCGCCGCCATCCGATGCGCCGGCACGGCACAGCCGGCATCTGGGATCTTTTCATTCCCGGGGTCGAGGCCGGTGCGCTCTACAAGTTCGACATCATCGGCCCCAACGGCGAAGTGCTGCCGCAGAAGGCCGACCCGATGGCGTTTTCCATGGAAGCGCCGCCGGCGAATGCCTCGCGCGTTGTCGCGCCCGTGCAGCAGAACTGGGGCGACCATGCGTGGCTGGAGAAGCGCTGGGACGCTCAGAACCGGGCGGCGCCGATCTCGATTTACGAGGTGCATCTCGGCTCATGGCGGCGCGGCGAAGGCGGAGCGTATTTCGACTATGATCGGCTCAGCCGGGAATTGGTTGCCTATGTAAAGGACCTCGGCTTCACCCACATTGAGCTCTTGCCCATCAGCGAACATCCCTTCACTGGTTCATGGGGGTATCAACCGCTCGGGCTGTTTGCCCCGACCGCGCGTTACGGGGCGCCCGATGGTTTTGCCCGCTTTGTGGAGCGCTGCCACCAGGAAGATATCGGCGTGATCATCGACTGGGTGCCCGGCCATTTCCCCTCGGATGCCTACGGCCTCGCGCGCTTCGACGGCACGCCGCTCTATGAGCACGCCGACCCGCGCCGCGGCTTTCATCCCGACTGGAACACGCTGATCTATGATCTGGGGCGGCCCGAGGTTGCCAACTTCCTCGACTCCAACGCGCTTTTCTGGATCGACCGGTATCACGTTGACGGGCTGCGCGTGGATGCCGTGGCTTCGATGCTCTACCTGGACTATAGCCGCGAGCACGGGGAGTGGGTGCCCAATGTCCACGGCGGTCGCGAAAACCTCGAAGCCGTCGCGTTTCTCAAGGGCATGAACACGCGCGTCTACGGCGCTTTCCCCAGCGCCATGACGGCGGCCGAAGAGTCGACCGCCTGGCCGATGGTGTCCGCCCCCGTCGAGTCGGGCGGGCTCGGCTTCGGCTACAAGTGGAACATGGGGTGGATGCACGACACGCTGTTCTATATGTCGCAGGACCCGATCCACCGCCGCTACCACCATTCTTCGCTGACATTTGGCCTGCTCTACGCCTTCAGCGAGAACTTCATCCTGCCGCTCAGCCACGACGAGGTCGTGCACGGGAAGGGCTCGCTGATCGGGAAGATGCCCGGCGACCGCTGGCAGAAATTCGCGAACCTGCGCGCCTATCTCGCCTTCATGTGGACGCATCCGGGGAAGAAACTGCTGTTCATGGGCGGCGAATTCGCCCAGGAGCGCGAGTGGGACCACGACAGTCAACTGGACTGGCACCTTCTCTCGCTTCCGGAGCACCGCGGCGTGCAGGACCTCGTGCGCGATCTCAACCGGCTGTATCGCAGCACGCCGGCGCTGCATGAGCTTGATTGCGAGCCGGCGGGCTTCGACTGGGTCGAGGCAAACGATGCAAACCGCAGCGTGCTCGCCTATCTGCGCAAGGGCGTAGGGGATACGCCGCCGGTGCTGGTTGTGTGCAATTTCACACCGGTCGTCCAGTATGGATACAGGGTCGGTGTGCCGTTTGGCGGTGCCTGGAGCGAGCGTCTCAATACGGATGCCGCGCATTATGGCGGCTCGAATCTCGGTAATCTCGGGCAGGTGCACACGACCGACACGCCGGCGCACTCCCTGCCCGCCTCACTGGAGTTGACGCTGCCGCCGCTTGCGACAATCGTCCTGGCCCCTTATCCAACGTAA
- the glgX gene encoding glycogen debranching protein GlgX, whose translation MAIDIGRVAAGLPYPLGATHDGSGVNFAVFSANATRVELCLFDKRGKTEEARLTLPEYTNEVWHGYVNGLRPGQLYGFRVHGPYAPEEGHRFNPNKLLLDPYAKGMKGRLKWSDAHYGYRLGDDEADLSFDERDSAPYMPKCVVTEAPARQRFSFPWRRETRPQVDWANTVVYEAHVRGMTMLHPLVPDKARGTFAGLAHPAVIEHLVKLGVSTIELLPVQASVDDRFLEERGLSNYWGYNTIGFFALRETYLQRGGNIDEFKLMVHKLHEAGIEVILDVVYNHTAEGNHLGPTLSFRGIDNASYYMLADDPRYYFDTTGCGNTINQRHPRVLQMILDSLRYWVQECHVDGFRFDLATSLGRELRDFEPNATFLDAIGQDPTLAKVKLIAEPWDVGDHGFQLGNFPPGWAEWNGQYRDNLRSFWRGDEGYLPAVASAMLGSAGLFDKQGRRPWSSINFVTAHDGFTLADLYAYNDKHNLANGENNEDGHDDNRSWNCGVEGPTDDPEILGLRAQMRRGLLTALFLSQGTPMMLMGDEVGRSQQGNNNAYCQDNEISWLDWESIGERDQAFLDYTAGLIRLRERCPLLRQPDFLHGEPAMADGTKDVTWLRPDGAEMQEDDWSNGYSRSIGLMLAQAASAPYLILLNAHHEPIDYRTTQPEAVMGWTLLADSARGLIEPEAPDVAPGEAVTVPGRGVLLFEGRLG comes from the coding sequence GTGGCAATAGATATCGGGCGCGTCGCAGCAGGGCTGCCTTACCCGCTCGGCGCGACACATGATGGATCGGGCGTCAATTTCGCAGTGTTCTCGGCCAACGCGACGCGGGTGGAGCTCTGCCTTTTCGACAAGCGCGGCAAGACCGAAGAGGCCCGTCTCACGTTGCCGGAATACACCAACGAGGTCTGGCACGGCTATGTGAACGGGCTGCGCCCCGGCCAGCTTTACGGTTTTCGCGTCCACGGTCCCTACGCCCCCGAAGAGGGGCACCGCTTCAATCCCAACAAATTGCTGCTCGACCCCTACGCCAAGGGCATGAAGGGCCGATTGAAGTGGAGCGATGCGCATTACGGCTACAGGCTCGGTGACGACGAGGCGGACCTGTCCTTCGACGAGCGGGACTCCGCGCCGTACATGCCGAAATGCGTTGTGACCGAGGCGCCCGCGCGGCAGCGTTTCAGCTTTCCCTGGCGGCGCGAGACGCGGCCGCAGGTCGACTGGGCCAACACGGTTGTCTACGAGGCCCATGTCCGCGGCATGACCATGCTGCATCCGCTGGTGCCGGACAAGGCGCGCGGGACCTTCGCCGGGCTGGCACACCCGGCCGTGATCGAGCATCTGGTCAAGCTCGGCGTCAGCACGATCGAATTGCTCCCCGTTCAGGCGTCGGTCGATGACCGCTTCCTGGAGGAGCGGGGCCTCAGCAACTACTGGGGCTATAACACCATCGGTTTCTTTGCCCTGCGCGAGACGTACCTTCAGCGCGGCGGGAACATCGACGAATTCAAGCTGATGGTGCACAAGCTGCACGAAGCCGGGATCGAGGTCATCCTCGACGTGGTCTACAACCACACCGCGGAGGGTAACCACCTCGGGCCGACGCTATCCTTCCGCGGCATCGACAACGCGAGCTATTACATGCTCGCGGACGACCCGCGCTATTATTTCGACACCACCGGCTGCGGCAACACGATCAACCAGCGCCATCCGCGCGTGCTGCAGATGATCCTCGATTCCCTGCGCTACTGGGTGCAGGAGTGCCATGTTGACGGCTTCCGCTTCGACCTGGCGACCTCGCTGGGACGGGAATTACGGGATTTCGAGCCGAACGCGACCTTCCTCGATGCTATCGGGCAGGACCCGACGCTCGCCAAGGTCAAGCTGATCGCCGAACCCTGGGATGTCGGCGACCATGGCTTTCAACTCGGCAACTTCCCGCCGGGTTGGGCAGAGTGGAACGGTCAGTATCGCGATAACCTGCGCAGTTTCTGGCGCGGCGACGAGGGCTATCTGCCGGCGGTCGCCTCGGCCATGCTGGGCTCGGCGGGACTGTTCGACAAGCAGGGCCGACGCCCCTGGTCCAGCATCAATTTCGTCACGGCGCATGACGGCTTCACGCTGGCCGATCTCTACGCTTACAACGACAAGCACAACCTGGCGAACGGCGAGAACAACGAGGACGGCCACGACGACAACCGGAGCTGGAATTGCGGCGTCGAAGGGCCGACGGATGACCCGGAGATCCTTGGCCTGCGCGCGCAGATGCGCCGAGGCCTGCTGACGGCGCTGTTCCTGTCCCAGGGCACGCCGATGATGCTGATGGGCGACGAGGTCGGCCGCTCCCAGCAGGGCAACAACAACGCCTATTGTCAGGACAATGAAATCTCGTGGCTCGACTGGGAGAGCATCGGCGAGCGCGACCAGGCTTTCCTCGACTATACGGCGGGCCTGATCCGGCTGCGCGAGCGCTGCCCGCTGCTGCGCCAGCCGGACTTTCTGCACGGCGAGCCGGCGATGGCCGACGGCACGAAGGACGTGACCTGGCTGCGGCCGGACGGTGCGGAAATGCAGGAGGATGATTGGAGCAATGGTTATTCCCGCAGCATCGGCCTCATGCTCGCCCAGGCGGCCAGCGCGCCATACTTGATTCTTTTGAACGCGCATCACGAGCCGATCGATTATCGAACGACTCAGCCGGAAGCGGTGATGGGCTGGACGCTGCTGGCGGATTCCGCGCGCGGCCTGATCGAGCCGGAGGCGCCGGACGTTGCGCCTGGCGAGGCCGTCACCGTGCCGGGGCGCGGTGTCTTGTTGTTCGAGGGGCGTTTGGGATGA
- the treZ gene encoding malto-oligosyltrehalose trehalohydrolase, producing MSHSFAFARHWGAEPLADGRARFRLWAPGQGIVALIADDTGAKREMQPKDDGWFEITTDAVPLDSGYWFELEDGTRVPDPAARAQMDDVHGPSRLIDPRAYSWLVPDWTGRPWHEAVIYELHTGTFTEDGTFAGVEARLDYLADLGVTAVELMPVAQFSGARGWGYDGVLPYAPHPVYGGPDALKRLVDAAHARGLMVLLDVVYNHFGPDGNYLHLYAPQFFNPKRQTPWGAAIDYTQPAVRQFIIDNALYWLEEYRFDGLRLDAIDQIHDPSKPTIIEALAAEVRARITDRHVHLTTEDSRNLVDLFEREEGCPKLYTAEWNDDWHHVAHTLATGESEGYYMDYPPDSAAQMTRALATGYVYQGERSTFLHDAPRGEPSAHLPPVAFIDFLQNHDQIGNRAFGERLSTLAAPEAIAALTAILLLSPHIPLLYMGEEWGETRPFLFFTDFHGELGDAVREGRRNEFKRWKSFQDAHHRAEIPDPNAVETFDKSKLDWDKRDAPEHRARLAYTRDLLALRQREIAPRLDSVGGHAATRQETDGRCLHVAWRLGDGSELSVTANLGGAPTPFAATPSGRRLFAQPEGAADALREGHLPPWSAIFHLAEGTP from the coding sequence ATGAGCCACAGCTTCGCCTTCGCGCGCCACTGGGGCGCCGAGCCGCTGGCCGATGGCCGGGCGCGGTTCCGCCTCTGGGCGCCGGGGCAGGGCATAGTCGCGCTGATCGCGGATGATACGGGCGCGAAACGCGAGATGCAGCCGAAGGATGACGGCTGGTTCGAGATCACGACAGACGCGGTCCCGCTCGACAGCGGCTATTGGTTCGAATTGGAGGACGGCACGCGCGTGCCCGACCCAGCCGCGCGCGCGCAGATGGATGATGTGCACGGGCCGTCGCGGCTCATCGACCCGCGCGCCTATAGCTGGCTTGTGCCGGACTGGACCGGGCGGCCGTGGCACGAGGCGGTCATCTATGAGCTTCACACCGGCACCTTCACCGAAGACGGCACCTTCGCGGGCGTGGAGGCGCGGCTCGATTATCTGGCCGATCTGGGCGTCACGGCTGTCGAGCTGATGCCGGTGGCGCAGTTCTCCGGCGCGCGCGGCTGGGGCTATGACGGCGTGCTCCCCTATGCGCCGCACCCGGTCTATGGCGGGCCGGATGCGCTGAAGCGGCTGGTGGACGCGGCGCACGCGCGCGGGCTGATGGTCCTGCTCGACGTGGTCTACAACCATTTCGGCCCGGACGGGAATTACCTGCACCTCTACGCGCCGCAGTTCTTCAACCCGAAGCGGCAGACGCCCTGGGGCGCGGCGATCGACTACACGCAGCCGGCCGTTCGACAGTTCATCATCGACAACGCGCTGTATTGGCTGGAGGAATACCGCTTCGACGGGCTGCGCCTCGACGCGATCGACCAGATCCACGACCCGTCCAAGCCGACAATCATCGAGGCGCTTGCGGCGGAGGTCCGCGCGCGCATCACGGACCGGCATGTCCACCTGACGACCGAGGACAGCCGCAACCTCGTCGACCTGTTCGAGCGGGAGGAGGGCTGCCCGAAGCTCTACACCGCCGAGTGGAACGACGACTGGCACCATGTCGCGCACACCCTCGCCACCGGGGAGTCCGAGGGCTACTACATGGACTACCCGCCGGACAGTGCCGCGCAAATGACCCGCGCGCTGGCGACCGGCTACGTCTATCAGGGCGAGCGGTCGACGTTCCTGCATGACGCGCCGCGCGGCGAGCCGAGCGCGCATCTGCCCCCGGTCGCGTTCATCGACTTCCTGCAGAACCACGACCAGATCGGCAACCGCGCCTTTGGCGAACGGCTCAGCACGCTGGCCGCGCCGGAGGCGATCGCGGCGCTCACCGCCATCCTGCTGCTTAGCCCGCATATCCCGCTGCTCTACATGGGCGAGGAATGGGGCGAGACGCGGCCCTTCCTGTTCTTCACCGATTTTCACGGCGAGCTTGGCGATGCGGTGCGCGAGGGTCGGCGCAATGAATTCAAGCGCTGGAAGAGCTTTCAGGACGCGCATCACCGCGCCGAAATTCCCGACCCGAACGCGGTGGAGACCTTCGATAAATCAAAGCTAGACTGGGACAAGCGCGACGCGCCGGAGCATCGGGCGCGGCTGGCTTACACGCGGGACTTGCTGGCGCTGCGGCAGCGTGAGATCGCGCCGCGCCTGGACAGCGTCGGCGGGCACGCCGCGACCCGGCAAGAGACGGATGGCCGTTGCCTGCACGTGGCATGGCGGCTGGGCGATGGCAGCGAACTGAGCGTTACCGCGAATCTCGGGGGCGCTCCGACCCCGTTCGCCGCGACCCCAAGCGGGCGGCGCCTGTTCGCGCAGCCTGAAGGCGCGGCAGATGCGCTGCGCGAAGGCCATCTGCCGCCCTGGTCCGCCATTTTTCATCTGGCGGAGGGCACGCCATGA